The Pseudanabaena galeata CCNP1313 genome includes a region encoding these proteins:
- a CDS encoding IS4 family transposase: MKEISVFCEKLHEHLQWNGARLLFVSMFLIALMRVKTVNLAEIATGFSGEAKVESHYKRLQRFFREFEVDYESIALMVVKVMKIPEPWVISIDRTDWRFGKTVFNVLTLGVVHHGIAFPLVWMMLDKKGNSNTRERCELCNRFLEIFGDRKIDFLTADREFVGEEWFDYLLCDPCTHFRIRIRKNTLLDDGQKQLRADVCFQDLQVGQSKVLSKPRLVWQHWLYIAAMRLEDGDLLIVATAHDPNTAIADYAKRWAIETLFGCFKSRGFCLEATHLQAPERLSKLIALLTLALCWAFSSGLWLAQLNPLKPKKHGRLPKSIFRLGFDFLRHIIFDIHLNSEAFFNSIKFLSCT, translated from the coding sequence ATGAAAGAGATTAGCGTATTTTGCGAAAAGTTACATGAACATCTGCAATGGAATGGAGCAAGACTCTTATTTGTGTCGATGTTCCTGATCGCACTAATGCGAGTAAAGACAGTAAACCTAGCGGAAATCGCGACAGGATTTAGTGGAGAAGCCAAAGTCGAATCACACTATAAGCGGTTACAGAGATTTTTTCGAGAGTTTGAAGTGGACTATGAAAGCATCGCTTTAATGGTCGTCAAAGTGATGAAAATACCTGAACCATGGGTAATCAGTATCGACCGCACCGATTGGAGATTTGGTAAGACGGTATTTAATGTGCTGACATTGGGAGTAGTGCATCACGGTATCGCATTCCCGTTGGTCTGGATGATGCTGGACAAAAAAGGTAACTCGAACACCCGTGAACGTTGTGAATTGTGTAATCGATTTCTGGAAATATTTGGAGATCGCAAAATCGACTTTTTGACCGCAGACCGAGAATTTGTGGGGGAAGAATGGTTTGATTACTTGCTGTGTGACCCATGTACCCACTTTCGTATCCGTATTCGCAAAAACACCTTGCTTGACGATGGGCAGAAGCAACTACGGGCTGACGTTTGTTTCCAAGATCTCCAAGTTGGTCAATCGAAAGTATTGTCTAAGCCGAGGCTTGTTTGGCAACATTGGCTCTATATTGCGGCAATGCGTCTGGAGGATGGCGATTTGTTAATTGTAGCAACCGCTCATGACCCTAATACCGCTATTGCTGACTATGCCAAACGTTGGGCGATTGAGACTTTGTTTGGCTGTTTTAAATCCCGTGGCTTTTGTTTGGAGGCTACTCACCTTCAAGCCCCTGAACGCCTTTCTAAACTTATTGCTTTACTCACCCTCGCTTTATGTTGGGCTTTTTCTTCGGGGCTTTGGCTTGCTCAGCTCAATCCCCTCAAACCTAAAAAGCACGGTCGCTTACCTAAAAGCATTTTTCGTCTTGGTTTTGATTTTCTGCGTCATATCATCTTTGACATCCATCTCAATTCCGAGGCTTTCTTCAACTCCATTAAATTTTTGTCCTGTACTTAG
- a CDS encoding 50S ribosomal protein L11 methyltransferase, translating into MSWIELRLDTTNEAVDWICTLLAKAIAAEDMHISEYRDHNPQWTFIIQMYLLEDAQIHQRIDAIADLLKPLHRTGMTSELQTFIVEQKPSQREQNPENSLIRRIGDRFVILSADVDYQAGNSQEIILRLQNSFAFGSGLHPATILSLKLIERHTQPSLHTLDLGSGSGILSVALAKLGATVLAIDNDRIAVAATQDAVERNQVLQKVTVTCASLGSASQLGHWMGGDSIESVPEVQANGQFDLIVANIFARVHISLATEFYKALRNTSTHSGTLITAGYTSDRAEDVTQAMIEAGFEQCDHVHMNEWIAIAYRIRDR; encoded by the coding sequence ATGTCATGGATAGAATTGAGACTTGATACCACCAACGAAGCCGTTGATTGGATTTGTACATTACTCGCCAAGGCGATCGCTGCTGAAGATATGCACATCAGCGAATATCGCGATCATAATCCTCAATGGACATTTATAATTCAAATGTACCTACTTGAAGATGCTCAAATTCATCAACGTATAGATGCGATCGCGGATCTGCTGAAGCCACTCCATCGCACGGGCATGACCAGTGAATTGCAAACCTTTATTGTTGAACAAAAGCCATCTCAAAGAGAACAGAATCCTGAAAATTCTTTGATACGGCGTATAGGCGATCGCTTTGTGATTCTATCGGCTGATGTTGACTATCAAGCTGGCAATTCCCAAGAGATTATTCTCCGTCTTCAAAATAGTTTTGCCTTTGGCAGCGGACTGCATCCTGCCACGATCCTGAGTTTGAAACTAATAGAACGTCATACTCAGCCATCACTTCATACTCTCGATCTTGGCTCTGGTTCAGGGATTCTCAGTGTAGCTCTAGCAAAACTTGGGGCGACAGTTTTGGCAATTGATAATGATCGCATCGCCGTAGCCGCTACTCAGGACGCAGTGGAACGCAACCAAGTCTTACAGAAGGTTACAGTCACATGCGCGAGCCTCGGCAGTGCTAGCCAACTAGGACATTGGATGGGTGGTGATAGCATTGAGTCTGTTCCTGAAGTTCAAGCTAATGGACAATTCGATCTGATCGTTGCGAATATTTTTGCGCGAGTTCATATTTCCCTTGCCACCGAATTTTATAAGGCTCTACGTAATACTTCTACCCATTCAGGAACCTTAATTACCGCAGGTTATACCAGCGATCGCGCCGAAGATGTAACTCAGGCGATGATCGAAGCAGGGTTTGAACAATGTGATCACGTTCACATGAACGAATGGATCGCGATCGCTTATCGTATTCGCGATCGTTAA
- a CDS encoding filamentous hemagglutinin N-terminal domain-containing protein, translated as MKYMREHNFKNTAIASVISIISFSLFSHASFAQNAIAPDNTLPINTLVNFNSANKTYTITGGTQVGGNQFHSFQDFSVPTRNTAHFDTAPTTVNAIGRVTGSNISNIDGILRTNGTTNLYLVNPNGIVFGANAKLDIAGSFSASTANSLKFSDGSEFSATNPQAPSLLNVNVPLGLQYGNSNTGATISNRGNLSAGRDLTLNADKLDLQGTLQAGRDLTLQAQDLVKIRDSSTSPFVAVAGRDLLVQGNQSVDIFALNNRQSGLFSGGNMLLRSPNSVIGDVHYYAGGNFKIEQLDGSVGNLESPNDPIIRSAGDVTFGLYQGSSLHILAGGRVNIGTVIIFGADTIGNTINPTNTPTLANVTLSNGETLTINGSARPTLDIRAGMNPSDIGIAGITGTGTFTDPFGSFLVPPPSTNLASTGTGITVGDIAFFAPNGVVLLTNNYKPNISLINENIVVTGTGIFGQLPLFSLFLLMLLVTVAE; from the coding sequence ATGAAGTATATGAGAGAGCATAACTTTAAAAACACAGCTATAGCATCAGTAATTTCAATAATCAGTTTTAGTCTTTTCTCCCATGCAAGTTTTGCTCAAAATGCGATCGCGCCTGACAATACCCTCCCAATCAACACATTAGTTAATTTCAACAGTGCAAATAAAACCTATACGATCACAGGTGGTACACAGGTTGGTGGAAATCAATTTCATAGCTTTCAAGATTTTTCAGTACCGACTAGAAACACTGCACACTTTGATACAGCGCCAACTACAGTTAATGCGATCGGGCGAGTGACAGGCTCCAATATCTCGAATATTGATGGGATATTGAGAACTAATGGAACAACAAATTTATACTTAGTTAATCCCAATGGAATTGTGTTTGGCGCAAATGCCAAGCTCGATATTGCTGGTTCGTTTAGTGCCAGTACAGCTAATAGCCTTAAGTTTTCAGATGGTAGCGAGTTTAGTGCAACTAATCCCCAAGCGCCATCTTTGTTAAATGTAAATGTGCCATTGGGTTTGCAGTATGGTAACAGCAATACAGGAGCAACAATTAGTAATCGGGGTAATCTCTCGGCAGGACGGGATTTGACTTTAAATGCGGATAAATTGGATTTACAGGGGACTTTGCAAGCAGGAAGAGACTTGACACTGCAAGCTCAGGACTTGGTGAAGATTCGTGATAGTTCTACTAGTCCTTTTGTGGCGGTGGCGGGTAGAGATTTACTAGTGCAGGGAAATCAATCAGTTGATATTTTTGCGCTGAATAATAGACAGAGCGGTTTGTTTTCGGGTGGGAATATGTTGTTGCGATCGCCTAATTCTGTAATCGGTGATGTTCATTATTATGCAGGCGGAAATTTTAAGATCGAGCAACTAGACGGCTCTGTAGGCAATCTCGAAAGTCCTAATGATCCCATCATTCGCTCTGCTGGTGATGTAACATTTGGACTTTATCAGGGCAGTTCGCTCCATATCCTTGCTGGTGGTAGAGTCAATATTGGCACTGTCATCATTTTTGGAGCAGATACAATAGGCAATACAATTAATCCAACTAATACGCCAACTCTAGCAAATGTAACTCTATCGAATGGTGAAACACTAACTATTAATGGTAGTGCGCGACCTACTCTGGATATTCGGGCGGGGATGAATCCATCTGATATTGGTATAGCTGGAATTACAGGAACTGGAACATTTACCGATCCTTTTGGTAGTTTTTTAGTGCCTCCTCCAAGTACAAATCTAGCATCAACAGGTACAGGAATTACAGTTGGAGATATTGCGTTTTTTGCGCCAAATGGAGTTGTGTTACTTACAAATAATTACAAGCCAAATATTTCTCTAATAAATGAAAATATTGTTGTTACAGGAACAGGAATTTTTGGACAATTACCTTTATTCAGTCTATTTCTACTAATGCTACTAGTAACGGTGGCAGAGTAA
- a CDS encoding beta strand repeat-containing protein, with protein sequence MGTLNVTNEGQISTLTSGNGNAGELRIIATGDVIFDRSTVSSSINLSGVGKGGDLFISARTLQLLNGAQVGAGVFGIGDGGKLTIQADTVTLSGTGLISGSIVNSAIATTVERSTAIGNAGDIDLITRLLSLSNDSLISAATKGQGNTGNIDIRASESISINNSLVSNVITTTGNGKGGNLNITSPSIFISNLGRVSSFTAGIGDAGNLNLSSQLLSLTNNSQLQAYTDGNGNAGNITIAPINTFTNPNNTVKIDGSSVSVDVNTNGQGNAGTLSITADSLHFLNGAQISASVFGKGNGGQIIISSDTIKLEGEGIVFGQDVVSGIFTSVDNNAIGNAGSLDIRTRNLEILNSAVISATTEGIGNAGKIAIRASDAISLNNGSIRSNVNATGQGDGGNLDVFANTLHLENQSALSASTASANRGGNIAVTSNSLEIAGGSQLRTTTSSSGAAGNISLFLTDLLKIDGTDSGIFAGTTAVSTGKSGTIFIDPELVTLTNGAKISVSSLGKGNGGDIQLIAGLLALDNGSQIIAETASGEGGNIVLQVRDLLWLRNGSLISATAGNDGNGGNIDLSANFILAFAKDNSDITANAFKGKGGNIRITTQAIFGMQFRPRLTPLSDITASSDFGINGTVNINTPGVDPSKGLTNLPVDIGDASKLVSQKCLADRQDSAFVITGRGGIPASPADVISGNNLQENLGIPTNPERIADANRRTINPYGEVAQLVTESSQAVPTPSWTRQLQSNQTSDVLSDRIIEAQGWTVNPYGEVLLVAEVPKVTPMPTWATQLQCR encoded by the coding sequence GTGGGTACACTAAACGTAACTAATGAAGGACAGATTAGTACACTTACTTCAGGTAATGGGAATGCTGGCGAGTTGAGAATCATTGCGACTGGTGATGTCATTTTTGATCGCAGTACAGTTTCTTCATCTATTAATCTTAGTGGAGTTGGTAAAGGAGGGGATTTATTCATCTCTGCAAGGACATTACAGTTACTCAATGGCGCTCAGGTGGGTGCTGGAGTATTCGGCATCGGTGATGGCGGTAAACTTACCATTCAGGCTGACACAGTAACGCTTAGTGGTACAGGGCTAATCTCAGGCTCAATAGTTAATAGTGCGATCGCTACAACCGTTGAGAGAAGTACAGCGATCGGTAATGCTGGAGATATAGATTTGATTACTCGTCTTCTCAGTCTAAGTAACGATTCTCTCATCTCAGCAGCCACCAAAGGACAAGGCAATACTGGTAATATCGATATTCGTGCTAGTGAAAGCATATCAATAAATAATAGTTTGGTTAGCAACGTTATTACCACTACTGGGAATGGGAAAGGAGGTAATCTCAACATTACCTCGCCATCGATCTTTATCAGCAATTTAGGTCGAGTCAGTTCCTTTACTGCTGGAATAGGAGATGCAGGCAATCTAAACTTATCTTCCCAGTTACTCTCTCTCACAAATAATTCTCAACTCCAAGCATATACCGATGGGAATGGCAATGCGGGGAACATTACGATCGCACCAATCAACACCTTCACCAATCCTAATAATACAGTCAAGATAGATGGTAGTTCCGTTTCAGTAGATGTAAATACTAATGGACAGGGAAATGCTGGAACACTCTCCATCACCGCAGACTCACTACATTTTCTCAATGGCGCTCAAATTAGCGCGAGTGTATTTGGGAAAGGCAATGGTGGTCAAATTATCATCAGTTCTGACACAATTAAGCTAGAAGGAGAAGGGATTGTATTTGGTCAAGATGTAGTTAGTGGTATCTTTACGTCAGTAGACAATAACGCGATCGGTAATGCAGGCAGTTTAGATATTAGGACTCGTAACCTTGAGATATTAAATAGTGCGGTTATTAGCGCAACAACAGAAGGAATAGGCAACGCAGGAAAAATTGCAATTCGAGCTAGCGATGCAATCTCTTTAAATAATGGGTCAATTCGCAGTAATGTCAACGCAACGGGTCAAGGTGATGGCGGTAATTTGGATGTTTTTGCAAATACTTTACACCTTGAAAATCAATCAGCTTTGAGTGCTTCTACGGCTAGTGCAAATAGGGGTGGAAATATTGCAGTTACTTCTAATAGCTTAGAAATTGCTGGTGGTTCACAGTTACGTACCACTACCTCTAGCAGTGGTGCAGCAGGTAATATCTCACTATTCCTTACTGATCTATTAAAAATAGATGGAACTGACAGTGGTATTTTTGCAGGAACTACAGCCGTATCCACAGGCAAAAGTGGCACGATTTTTATCGATCCTGAGCTTGTAACTTTGACGAATGGCGCAAAGATTTCTGTGAGCAGCCTTGGTAAAGGCAATGGTGGCGACATTCAACTGATTGCAGGTTTACTAGCCCTTGATAATGGTTCACAGATTATTGCCGAGACAGCAAGCGGTGAAGGAGGCAACATTGTTTTGCAAGTGCGAGATTTACTATGGTTGCGAAATGGCAGTCTCATTAGTGCCACGGCTGGCAATGATGGCAATGGCGGCAACATTGATTTGAGTGCAAACTTTATCTTGGCATTTGCTAAAGATAACAGCGACATTACCGCCAATGCTTTTAAAGGGAAAGGTGGCAACATCCGAATTACTACTCAAGCAATTTTTGGAATGCAATTCCGTCCACGTTTAACTCCTTTGAGCGACATTACCGCTAGCTCTGATTTTGGTATTAATGGAACTGTAAATATTAATACCCCCGGAGTTGATCCTAGTAAAGGATTAACGAATTTACCTGTTGATATTGGCGATGCGAGTAAACTTGTCTCTCAAAAATGCTTAGCCGATCGCCAAGATAGCGCGTTTGTGATCACAGGACGAGGTGGCATTCCTGCTAGTCCTGCTGATGTAATTAGTGGCAATAATTTACAAGAAAATCTGGGTATACCGACTAATCCAGAGCGGATAGCTGATGCGAACAGAAGGACAATTAATCCCTATGGTGAAGTTGCACAACTTGTGACGGAATCTTCACAAGCTGTGCCAACTCCATCTTGGACTAGACAACTCCAATCAAATCAAACCTCTGATGTATTATCTGATCGCATTATTGAGGCACAAGGATGGACTGTTAATCCCTATGGCGAAGTTTTACTAGTAGCAGAAGTTCCTAAAGTTACCCCTATGCCCACTTGGGCTACACAATTACAGTGTCGTTAA
- a CDS encoding CHAT domain-containing protein: MKRLLPSFAKSRITKFLIKAARSAAFIKNLGLGFLLFFLTVFIQPLLAVAITSPQSSQIVQSNLEQPNTLFNRGKSFYQLGQWQEAIQVWEQAAKFYQQQNNSLDLAITFSNLSLAHQKLGQWQQAERTIAQSLQIARSLEVNPASQRAIAQALDTQGNLYLNLGKDEEAIAAWQEAAILHSRLGDLDHQIRNVLNQAQSLKAQGFFRRSLQTLESIQALLPKISDDLLTAIALHNYGDMLTTVGDLKLAHQPLDKSWKILERINNKEQKSIVLLRQGNLARLEGESEKAAEFYKKSAQTDGRSLTSLQAQLNLFSLLIDSNDGQEAVEMRSQIAPLLLNLETSREAIFVRINYGESLLRLTKLVPQSVADSLLAEAAQTLAVSVQQAQSINDSRTIAYAIGSLGNAYEQSKQIEESQKLTQQALAIAQSINATDIGYRWQWQLGRLLKAKGDIKGAILAYTEAVNGLRQLRSDLVFVNPNVQFSFRETVEPVYRQLVSLLLQDDTGDKQKNLITAQAAIESLQIAELVNFFRSDCLNAAQVDINQIDRTAAVVYPIILEDRLEVILSLPNQPLRHYASKVTAAEIDDMVIDLRLNLRDPSSDDYLSSAQSIYDWLIRPAISAIAQSNVKTIVFVLDGSLRNIPMSVLHDGKQFLIENYSIALTPSLQLLDPKPIAKQKVTALIGGLSEARQGYSALPNVKSELQEINKQVSSSSIFLNSSFTKQNLAQTLTSLTFPIIHLATHGNFSSEAENTYLLTYDGKLTIENLYQLLRSNNRSDLEPIELLILSACQTAVGDKRAALGLAGMAVRAGARSTIASLWSVDDEATSKFMIALYQSLSSANVTRAESLRFAQQSLLKNAKYDHPYYWSAFVLLGNWL, translated from the coding sequence ATGAAGCGATTATTACCAAGTTTTGCGAAATCCCGAATCACTAAATTTTTGATAAAAGCAGCGCGAAGCGCTGCTTTTATCAAAAATTTGGGTTTGGGTTTTCTGTTATTTTTTCTGACTGTATTTATTCAACCCCTGTTGGCAGTTGCCATTACTTCGCCGCAGAGTTCTCAAATAGTTCAATCAAATTTAGAACAACCAAACACTTTATTTAATCGTGGTAAATCATTTTATCAATTAGGACAATGGCAAGAAGCAATTCAAGTTTGGGAACAAGCCGCAAAGTTCTATCAACAGCAAAATAATTCCTTGGATTTAGCGATCACTTTCAGTAATCTCTCCTTAGCTCATCAAAAATTAGGACAATGGCAACAAGCAGAACGCACGATCGCCCAAAGTTTACAAATAGCCCGATCGCTTGAAGTCAATCCCGCAAGTCAAAGAGCGATCGCTCAGGCTCTAGATACTCAGGGGAATCTATATTTAAACCTAGGCAAAGATGAAGAGGCGATCGCGGCTTGGCAAGAAGCCGCGATTTTGCATTCTCGACTTGGCGATCTGGATCATCAGATTCGTAATGTGCTTAATCAAGCCCAATCTCTCAAAGCTCAAGGCTTTTTTCGGCGATCGCTGCAAACTTTAGAATCAATTCAAGCATTATTGCCAAAAATTTCTGATGATCTGCTGACGGCGATCGCACTTCATAACTACGGTGATATGTTGACCACAGTTGGCGATCTCAAACTGGCGCATCAGCCTTTAGACAAGAGTTGGAAAATTCTTGAACGCATTAATAACAAAGAACAAAAGAGTATTGTGCTGCTAAGACAGGGAAACCTCGCCCGACTGGAAGGTGAATCTGAAAAAGCCGCAGAATTTTATAAAAAGTCTGCTCAAACAGATGGGCGATCGCTTACCAGTTTACAAGCCCAATTGAATCTATTTAGTTTACTAATTGATTCTAATGATGGGCAAGAAGCGGTAGAGATGCGATCGCAAATTGCGCCTCTATTATTAAATCTAGAAACAAGTCGCGAGGCAATCTTTGTAAGAATCAACTATGGTGAGAGCTTACTGAGACTCACGAAGTTAGTCCCTCAATCAGTAGCCGATTCTCTATTAGCCGAAGCCGCCCAAACATTAGCAGTTTCAGTCCAGCAGGCTCAATCCATCAACGATAGCCGCACTATTGCCTATGCGATCGGCAGTCTTGGCAATGCTTACGAACAAAGTAAACAAATCGAAGAATCTCAAAAACTCACTCAACAAGCTTTAGCGATCGCCCAAAGTATCAATGCAACCGACATTGGCTATCGTTGGCAGTGGCAATTAGGAAGACTGCTCAAAGCTAAAGGTGATATCAAGGGCGCGATCCTTGCCTATACCGAAGCCGTCAATGGGTTACGCCAATTACGCAGTGATCTCGTCTTTGTGAATCCCAATGTGCAATTCTCATTTCGGGAAACTGTCGAGCCTGTCTATCGTCAACTCGTGAGTTTATTGCTGCAAGACGATACGGGTGATAAACAGAAGAACCTAATCACAGCGCAAGCAGCGATCGAATCATTGCAAATTGCCGAATTAGTCAATTTTTTTCGTTCTGACTGTCTTAATGCTGCCCAAGTTGACATTAATCAAATTGATAGAACTGCGGCGGTCGTTTATCCAATCATTCTTGAAGATCGCTTAGAAGTTATTCTAAGTCTGCCTAATCAACCGCTCCGTCATTATGCTAGTAAAGTTACAGCAGCAGAAATCGACGATATGGTCATCGATTTACGCCTAAATCTGCGCGATCCCTCCTCGGATGATTATCTTTCGAGCGCTCAAAGTATCTATGATTGGTTGATTCGTCCTGCTATTAGTGCGATCGCCCAAAGTAATGTCAAAACCATTGTTTTTGTTTTAGACGGTTCTTTAAGAAATATTCCCATGTCCGTTTTGCATGATGGCAAGCAGTTCTTAATTGAGAATTACAGCATTGCCCTTACGCCGAGCTTGCAACTCCTAGACCCAAAACCGATCGCTAAGCAAAAAGTTACCGCCCTAATTGGTGGATTGAGTGAGGCAAGACAAGGATATTCAGCATTGCCAAATGTTAAAAGTGAGCTACAGGAAATTAACAAACAAGTTTCTTCGAGTTCGATCTTTCTTAACTCTAGTTTTACGAAGCAAAATCTTGCCCAAACACTGACCTCCCTGACTTTCCCGATTATTCATCTTGCTACTCACGGCAACTTTAGCTCTGAAGCTGAAAACACTTATTTGCTTACTTACGATGGAAAGTTAACCATTGAAAATCTTTATCAGTTGTTACGTTCTAATAACCGCAGTGATTTAGAACCAATTGAGTTATTGATTTTGAGTGCCTGTCAAACGGCGGTGGGAGATAAGCGTGCGGCTCTGGGCTTAGCAGGAATGGCGGTGCGGGCAGGAGCGAGAAGTACGATCGCCTCGCTTTGGTCGGTTGATGATGAGGCAACTTCTAAGTTTATGATTGCTCTCTATCAAAGTTTATCCTCAGCCAACGTCACCAGAGCCGAATCTTTGAGATTTGCCCAACAGTCTCTGCTCAAAAACGCAAAATACGATCATCCCTACTATTGGTCAGCCTTTGTATTGCTCGGAAACTGGCTATAG
- the purS gene encoding phosphoribosylformylglycinamidine synthase subunit PurS: protein MKYQARIFVTLRPSVLDPAGTAVQSALKQMDYHVDSVRIGKYVEIILDAADEAEASQKLNETCDKLLANPVIENYRFELTVIEEPKA from the coding sequence ATGAAGTATCAAGCCCGTATATTTGTTACCCTACGTCCCTCAGTTCTCGATCCCGCAGGTACTGCTGTCCAGTCTGCACTCAAACAAATGGACTACCACGTTGACTCAGTCCGCATTGGCAAGTATGTCGAAATCATCCTAGATGCAGCAGATGAAGCCGAAGCATCGCAAAAGCTAAATGAAACTTGCGATAAGCTTTTGGCAAACCCAGTGATTGAAAATTATCGCTTTGAGCTAACCGTCATTGAGGAGCCAAAAGCATGA
- the purQ gene encoding phosphoribosylformylglycinamidine synthase subunit PurQ, producing the protein MKFGILVFPGSNCDRDVASVTSGILKQPTRLIWHTDTDISDCDVIVVPGGFSYGDYLRCGAIARFAPVMRSLQEHAAKGKYVLGICNGFQILTESGLLQGALVRNRDLHFICDRAPLRVERNDLAFTQKYQKQQVIILPIAHGEGCYFADADILKELEDNNQVVFRYCDAIGNITDDANPNGSLDNIAGICNKQGNVIGMMPHPERAAESILGGTDGKALFEGLVESLLINA; encoded by the coding sequence ATGAAATTTGGCATCCTTGTCTTCCCTGGTTCCAACTGCGATCGCGATGTCGCTAGTGTTACCAGTGGTATTTTGAAACAGCCCACAAGGCTGATTTGGCATACAGATACCGATATTAGTGATTGTGACGTGATCGTTGTCCCTGGGGGATTTAGCTATGGTGATTATTTGCGCTGTGGGGCGATCGCCAGATTTGCACCCGTGATGCGATCGCTACAGGAACATGCGGCTAAGGGCAAATATGTCCTCGGTATCTGTAACGGATTTCAGATTTTAACCGAATCTGGATTATTACAAGGTGCTTTAGTTCGCAATCGAGATTTGCATTTTATTTGTGATCGCGCCCCTTTAAGAGTTGAGCGCAACGATTTAGCCTTCACTCAGAAATATCAAAAACAGCAAGTTATTATCTTACCGATCGCACATGGAGAAGGTTGTTATTTTGCGGATGCTGATATTCTCAAAGAGCTTGAAGATAACAATCAGGTTGTTTTCCGTTATTGCGATGCGATCGGCAATATTACTGACGACGCAAATCCCAATGGTTCACTGGACAATATTGCAGGGATTTGCAACAAACAAGGTAATGTAATTGGGATGATGCCCCATCCAGAACGTGCTGCCGAAAGCATTCTGGGCGGCACGGATGGTAAGGCTCTATTTGAAGGATTAGTTGAGAGTTTATTAATCAATGCCTAG
- the sixA gene encoding phosphohistidine phosphatase SixA — MPSLYLIRHGIAEERGNYEDDRQRPLTEEGRKKTKQVAKRLYDLGLRFDLLQTSPLVRAQQTSDIFANVFEGCPVQQLSELAPEGSFEDWLKQVIAWLAQHPQPARSSLGIIGHEPDLTTWAEMLIWGESKGVLVLKKAGIIGLVLPETQPWTSNGVLFLSIPPKLLI; from the coding sequence ATGCCTAGCCTGTATCTAATTCGGCATGGCATTGCCGAAGAGCGCGGAAATTACGAAGATGATCGGCAACGCCCTCTCACTGAAGAGGGACGCAAAAAAACTAAGCAGGTTGCCAAACGTCTCTATGACTTAGGTTTGCGTTTTGACCTATTGCAAACTAGTCCTCTAGTTCGCGCTCAACAAACTTCTGATATCTTCGCTAATGTTTTTGAAGGATGTCCTGTACAACAGTTATCAGAACTTGCTCCTGAAGGAAGTTTTGAGGATTGGCTCAAACAGGTAATAGCTTGGCTTGCCCAACATCCACAACCTGCTAGATCTTCATTGGGAATTATTGGACACGAGCCTGATCTCACTACTTGGGCAGAAATGTTGATCTGGGGAGAATCTAAGGGTGTATTAGTTTTAAAAAAAGCTGGGATCATTGGGTTAGTGCTACCTGAAACTCAACCTTGGACTAGCAATGGAGTTCTCTTTCTATCCATTCCACCCAAGTTGCTAATTTAA
- the infA gene encoding translation initiation factor IF-1, with protein MSKEDSIEMEGTVTESLPNAMFRVSLDNGFNVLAHISGKIRRNYIKILPGDRVKVELTPYDLTKGRITYRLKNQGGGKK; from the coding sequence TTGTCAAAAGAAGATTCTATTGAAATGGAAGGGACGGTAACTGAGTCTCTTCCTAATGCTATGTTTCGGGTTTCACTCGATAATGGCTTTAATGTACTTGCTCACATTTCGGGTAAGATTCGTCGGAACTATATCAAAATCCTGCCAGGAGATCGCGTTAAGGTGGAGCTAACGCCCTATGACCTTACTAAAGGACGCATTACCTACCGTCTTAAAAATCAAGGCGGCGGCAAGAAATAA